The proteins below come from a single Paraburkholderia flagellata genomic window:
- a CDS encoding TetR/AcrR family transcriptional regulator, translating to MKDSSVKAPARATRRGAKAADAAAPSAPATSKPSSPPNEAAPAAGTRRKKAPVQVRAQLLQAASDIATDQGVPAVTLDAVAERAGVTKGALQYHFANKQGLLDALFEQTLTRFEQQMHTRIEEGVAQGAPKSGAAARAYLHTTIDETSPAASTNVLRVLVAAMMTDPAIRERYAAPMRKWTRPDPLPLEAAARLMICRLAADGLWISDLLGYQNMPPRLRAEVVRQLEQLVLVKD from the coding sequence ATGAAAGACTCCTCCGTCAAGGCGCCCGCGCGCGCGACAAGGCGCGGCGCGAAGGCGGCTGACGCAGCGGCTCCCTCTGCTCCGGCGACCTCGAAGCCCTCTTCCCCACCCAACGAAGCAGCGCCGGCCGCCGGCACGCGCCGCAAGAAGGCCCCAGTCCAGGTGCGCGCGCAATTGCTGCAGGCGGCTTCCGATATCGCCACCGATCAAGGCGTGCCCGCCGTCACGCTCGACGCCGTAGCCGAACGCGCGGGCGTGACCAAGGGCGCGCTGCAATATCACTTCGCCAACAAGCAGGGCTTGCTCGATGCGCTCTTCGAGCAGACGCTGACCCGATTCGAACAGCAGATGCATACGCGCATCGAAGAAGGCGTAGCGCAAGGCGCGCCCAAATCCGGCGCCGCCGCGCGCGCCTACCTGCACACGACGATCGACGAAACGAGCCCCGCCGCCAGCACCAACGTGCTGCGCGTGCTGGTGGCCGCGATGATGACCGACCCCGCGATTCGCGAGCGCTACGCCGCGCCCATGCGCAAGTGGACGCGCCCTGACCCGCTGCCGCTCGAAGCCGCCGCCCGCCTCATGATCTGCCGGCTCGCCGCAGACGGCCTGTGGATCTCCGACCTGCTCGGCTACCAGAACATGCCGCCGCGCCTGCGCGCCGAGGTGGTGCGTCAGCTGGAGCAACTGGTGCTTGTGAAAGACTAA
- a CDS encoding 4-hydroxyproline epimerase — protein MVGMKTLTVIDSHTGGEPTRLVIAGGPELGHGPLAERLAVFRRDFDRVRAGVVNEPRGSDVMVGALLCEPHDPSCSAGVIFFNNVGFLGMCGHGTIGLIASLAHLGRIAPGVHRIETPVGNVEAELHADGSVTVHNVPAYRYREAVPLDVPGYGRVHGDIAWGGNWFFLVADHNLTLEAGNVEALTEATWAMRQALEANGITGANGALIDHIELFAHSDVAGIDSRNFVLCPGKAYDRSPCGTGTSAKVACLAADGTLAPGAQWRQESIIGSVFEASYETAPELPAGHVRPSIRGSAHISAESKLIFADDDPFAWGIPA, from the coding sequence ATTGTCGGCATGAAAACCCTGACCGTTATCGACTCCCACACCGGCGGCGAGCCCACGCGCCTCGTGATCGCAGGCGGCCCCGAGCTGGGCCACGGCCCGCTCGCCGAACGCCTCGCCGTTTTCCGTCGCGACTTCGACCGCGTGCGCGCGGGCGTCGTCAACGAGCCGCGCGGCTCGGACGTGATGGTCGGCGCGCTGCTTTGCGAGCCGCATGATCCGTCCTGCTCCGCTGGCGTGATCTTCTTCAACAACGTCGGCTTTCTCGGCATGTGTGGGCACGGCACCATCGGCCTCATCGCGTCGCTCGCGCATCTCGGGCGCATCGCGCCCGGCGTGCATCGCATCGAAACGCCCGTGGGCAACGTCGAAGCCGAACTGCACGCCGACGGCAGCGTCACCGTGCACAACGTGCCCGCGTATCGCTACCGCGAGGCGGTGCCGCTCGACGTGCCAGGCTACGGCCGCGTGCATGGCGACATCGCCTGGGGCGGCAACTGGTTCTTCCTCGTAGCCGATCACAACCTCACGCTCGAAGCGGGCAACGTCGAAGCGCTCACCGAAGCCACTTGGGCGATGCGCCAGGCGCTCGAGGCGAACGGCATTACCGGCGCGAATGGTGCGTTGATCGACCATATCGAACTCTTCGCGCACTCCGACGTCGCGGGCATCGACAGCCGCAATTTCGTGCTGTGTCCCGGCAAGGCCTACGACCGTTCGCCGTGCGGCACCGGCACGAGCGCGAAGGTCGCGTGCCTCGCCGCAGACGGCACGCTCGCTCCCGGCGCGCAGTGGCGGCAGGAAAGCATCATCGGCAGCGTATTCGAGGCGAGCTATGAAACCGCGCCTGAACTCCCCGCGGGCCATGTGCGCCCGAGCATACGCGGTAGCGCGCATATTAGCGCGGAGTCCAAACTGATTTTCGCCGACGACGATCCGTTCGCGTGGGGCATTCCCGCGTGA
- a CDS encoding NAD(P)/FAD-dependent oxidoreductase has protein sequence MQGSSGQHDVVVIGAGIVGAACAHELAAHGLNVLVIERAGVGGGVTAAGMGHLVVMDDTPAEFALSAWSLALWHALAPRLDERHAFLRCGTLWVAADDEELALAQARQQALQHQGVACSMLDAHQLREAEPGLRNDLVGGMIVDNDAVVYAPAVAAWLLEQPVSGRVTCRTRTQVARIDRAGVHLADGEVIGAGAVLVANGLQALDLLPRLPLQAKKGHLLITDRYPGTIRHQILELGYIKSAHNASGTSVAFNVQPRPTGQLLIGSSRQFDNTDPAIEPAILARMLRRAAEYLPQLPTLNAIRAWTGFRPASSDGMPLIGPAASFADDDNHPSTWLATGHEGLGVTTALGTAKLIAAQMLGRAAAIDATPYLPARFAAQGAVHV, from the coding sequence ATGCAAGGTTCGAGCGGTCAACACGATGTCGTCGTGATCGGCGCGGGCATCGTGGGCGCGGCGTGCGCGCACGAACTCGCCGCGCACGGTCTGAACGTACTCGTCATCGAGCGCGCGGGCGTGGGCGGCGGCGTGACGGCTGCTGGCATGGGTCACCTCGTCGTGATGGACGACACGCCTGCCGAGTTCGCACTGAGCGCGTGGTCGCTCGCTCTGTGGCACGCGCTCGCGCCGCGCCTCGACGAACGCCATGCGTTCTTGCGCTGCGGCACACTCTGGGTCGCCGCCGACGACGAGGAACTCGCGCTCGCGCAAGCACGCCAGCAGGCGCTGCAACACCAGGGCGTGGCCTGCTCGATGCTCGACGCGCACCAGTTGCGCGAAGCGGAACCGGGTCTGCGCAATGACCTCGTAGGCGGCATGATCGTCGACAACGACGCCGTCGTTTACGCGCCTGCTGTTGCGGCATGGTTGCTGGAACAACCGGTTAGCGGCCGCGTAACCTGCCGCACCCGAACGCAAGTCGCGCGCATCGACCGCGCGGGTGTGCATCTCGCCGATGGCGAGGTCATTGGCGCGGGCGCGGTCCTGGTCGCGAATGGCCTGCAGGCGCTCGATTTGCTGCCGCGCCTGCCGCTGCAGGCCAAGAAGGGACACCTGCTCATTACCGACCGCTATCCCGGCACGATTCGCCATCAGATTCTCGAACTCGGCTATATCAAGAGCGCGCACAACGCGAGCGGCACCTCGGTCGCATTCAACGTGCAGCCGCGGCCAACCGGACAATTGCTGATCGGCTCGTCGCGCCAGTTCGACAACACGGACCCTGCCATCGAGCCTGCGATTCTCGCGCGCATGCTGCGCCGCGCCGCCGAATATCTGCCGCAATTGCCCACGCTGAACGCGATTCGCGCATGGACGGGCTTTCGCCCGGCGTCGAGCGACGGCATGCCGCTGATCGGCCCCGCTGCCTCGTTCGCCGATGACGACAACCATCCGTCCACGTGGCTCGCCACCGGACACGAGGGCCTGGGCGTCACCACGGCGCTCGGCACTGCGAAACTGATTGCCGCGCAAATGCTTGGACGCGCCGCCGCCATCGACGCGACGCCGTATCTCCCCGCGCGCTTCGCTGCCCAGGGGGCCGTGCATGTCTGA
- a CDS encoding (2Fe-2S)-binding protein, producing the protein MSESNTTLTVDGRKVAVAQGSSVAAAITVAANNAAPITRRSVSGALRGPVCGMGICQECRVTIDGVPHRLACQTVCVADMNVVTGNAAP; encoded by the coding sequence ATGTCTGAATCCAATACGACGTTGACGGTCGATGGCCGCAAAGTGGCCGTCGCGCAGGGCAGTTCGGTTGCAGCCGCCATCACCGTTGCCGCAAATAATGCCGCCCCCATCACGCGGCGTTCGGTGAGCGGCGCGCTGCGCGGGCCGGTGTGCGGCATGGGCATTTGCCAGGAATGCCGCGTCACCATCGACGGCGTGCCCCATCGGCTTGCATGCCAGACGGTTTGCGTCGCGGACATGAATGTCGTCACCGGGAATGCAGCGCCATGA
- a CDS encoding FAD-dependent oxidoreductase: MKFDILIIGAGPAGLNSARIAAQAGACVGIVDDNALPGGQIWRQGPGHRATGPARAVLDALAARANVTLLSGTRIVQTLPERQLLAESPDRALTLAYDKLIIASGARERFLPYPGWTLPGVTGAGGLQALIKGGMPVRGERIVITGSGPLLWAAAVTARQHGATIAAIVEQAPPQAVRRFAAGLMQTPAKLAQALRMRFDLRATPYWCEAYVTEAIGTTRVTQVRVRRGNDEMLVDCDRLACAFGLVPNTGVGAALGCELGTHANAPAIAVNEWQQTSTEAIYAAGECTGVGGMELAAVEGRIAAYAALGDNANAQRLFAERERYRRFAVRLHAAFELAPALRALPQPDTVFCRCEDVAYHDVARHASWRDAKLQTRCGMGPCQGKICGEAAAFCFGWPQNGQRPPFSPARIDTLLHAETTP, encoded by the coding sequence ATGAAGTTCGATATCCTGATCATTGGCGCGGGACCGGCCGGATTGAACTCCGCGCGTATCGCGGCGCAGGCGGGCGCATGCGTAGGCATCGTCGATGACAATGCGCTGCCTGGCGGCCAGATCTGGCGTCAGGGTCCCGGCCATCGCGCCACGGGCCCCGCGCGCGCCGTGCTCGATGCCCTCGCCGCACGCGCGAACGTCACGCTGCTAAGCGGAACCCGCATCGTGCAAACGCTGCCGGAGCGGCAACTGCTCGCGGAAAGCCCCGACCGGGCGCTCACGCTCGCTTACGACAAGCTCATCATCGCCTCAGGCGCGCGCGAACGCTTCCTGCCCTATCCCGGCTGGACCTTGCCGGGCGTCACGGGCGCGGGAGGCTTGCAGGCGCTCATCAAGGGTGGCATGCCCGTGCGCGGGGAGCGTATCGTCATCACGGGTAGCGGGCCGCTGCTCTGGGCCGCCGCCGTGACCGCACGTCAGCATGGCGCGACGATCGCCGCAATCGTCGAGCAGGCGCCACCGCAAGCGGTGCGCCGCTTCGCGGCAGGCCTCATGCAAACGCCCGCGAAACTCGCACAGGCGCTGCGCATGCGCTTCGATCTGCGCGCCACGCCTTACTGGTGCGAAGCCTACGTGACCGAGGCAATCGGCACAACGCGCGTGACGCAGGTGCGCGTGCGGCGCGGCAACGACGAAATGCTCGTCGATTGCGACCGGCTCGCTTGCGCGTTTGGCCTCGTGCCCAATACAGGCGTCGGCGCGGCGCTGGGTTGCGAGTTGGGCACCCACGCAAACGCTCCCGCCATCGCCGTGAACGAATGGCAACAGACCTCGACGGAAGCCATTTACGCGGCTGGCGAATGCACGGGTGTGGGCGGCATGGAACTCGCGGCGGTGGAAGGCCGCATCGCGGCGTATGCCGCGCTCGGGGACAACGCGAACGCCCAGCGCCTGTTCGCCGAGCGCGAGCGTTACCGCCGCTTCGCTGTGCGCCTGCACGCCGCATTCGAACTGGCACCCGCGTTGCGCGCACTCCCGCAGCCCGACACCGTGTTTTGCCGTTGCGAGGATGTCGCATATCACGACGTTGCCCGCCACGCGTCGTGGCGCGACGCCAAGCTGCAGACGCGCTGCGGCATGGGTCCCTGCCAGGGCAAGATTTGCGGCGAGGCGGCGGCGTTCTGCTTCGGCTGGCCGCAAAACGGCCAGCGCCCGCCTTTCTCGCCCGCGCGAATCGACACCTTGCTGCACGCAGAAACGACGCCATAG
- a CDS encoding AraC family transcriptional regulator: MPELVLPAALENDTFAQMVAHFTMLEPLFDAMPDVVFFVKDDAARYVIANTTLAARCGFKEKRALLGKTAEQVFPSRFGHSYTAQDEAVVRQGSSLIDQLELHLYPGRQPGWCLTSKVPLHDARGRVLGVAGISRDLQAAEGTHPAYQRLAVAAKYIQDNYAQPLKLAHLAKLINMSVAQIERYFHKIFHLTPRQMLLKTRLDAASVLLASDLSITDIATQCGYNDHSAFTRQFKATVGVTPSQYRALLQTPAGAQTSGA, from the coding sequence ATGCCCGAACTGGTCCTGCCCGCCGCCCTCGAAAACGACACGTTTGCGCAGATGGTCGCGCATTTCACCATGCTCGAACCGCTGTTCGACGCCATGCCCGACGTGGTCTTCTTCGTGAAAGACGACGCGGCGCGCTACGTGATCGCGAACACCACGCTTGCCGCGCGCTGCGGCTTCAAAGAGAAGCGCGCGCTGCTCGGCAAGACGGCCGAGCAGGTTTTCCCCTCCCGCTTCGGCCACAGCTATACCGCACAGGACGAGGCCGTGGTGCGCCAGGGCAGCAGTCTCATCGACCAACTCGAACTGCACCTTTATCCAGGGCGGCAACCGGGCTGGTGCCTCACCTCGAAAGTCCCGCTGCACGACGCGCGTGGCCGCGTGCTGGGCGTAGCGGGCATTTCGCGCGACCTGCAGGCCGCCGAAGGCACGCATCCCGCTTACCAGCGGCTCGCGGTCGCCGCGAAGTACATCCAGGACAACTATGCGCAACCGCTCAAGCTCGCGCATCTGGCGAAGCTCATCAACATGTCGGTGGCGCAGATCGAGCGTTACTTCCACAAGATCTTTCACCTCACGCCGCGCCAGATGCTACTGAAAACGCGTCTGGACGCGGCCTCGGTGCTGCTTGCGAGCGACCTGAGCATCACCGACATCGCCACGCAATGCGGCTATAACGATCACAGCGCGTTCACGCGGCAATTCAAGGCCACGGTGGGCGTCACGCCAAGTCAGTATCGCGCGTTGCTGCAAACGCCCGCAGGCGCGCAAACGTCCGGCGCCTGA
- a CDS encoding dihydrodipicolinate synthase family protein, translating to MSAIQWSGVFPAVSTQFKADFSVDIDATHRVVSNLVKDGVSGLVVCGTVGENTSLATNEKIAVIEAARDAAGGKVPVIAGIAEFTTEFARQTVKEAARVGVDGVMVMPALVYSSKPHETAAHFRAVASSTDVPVMVYNNPPIYKNDVTPDILIALQDCENIVCFKDSSGDTRRFIDLRNAVGDRFVLFAGLDDVVVESVAVGAQGWVSGMSNVFPKEGETLFRLAKQKRFDEALALYRWFMPLLHLDARPDLVQCIKLCEELVGRGSATTRPPRLPLEGEALAHVKAVVEKALATRPALPDVGL from the coding sequence GTGAGCGCTATCCAGTGGAGCGGGGTGTTTCCCGCCGTCAGCACGCAGTTCAAGGCGGACTTCTCGGTCGATATCGACGCCACGCACCGGGTGGTGAGCAATCTCGTCAAAGATGGTGTGTCGGGCCTCGTGGTGTGCGGCACCGTCGGCGAGAACACCTCGCTCGCGACGAATGAAAAGATCGCCGTGATCGAAGCCGCGCGCGACGCCGCCGGCGGCAAGGTGCCGGTGATCGCGGGCATTGCCGAATTCACCACCGAGTTCGCGCGCCAAACCGTGAAGGAAGCGGCACGCGTAGGCGTGGACGGCGTGATGGTCATGCCGGCGCTCGTGTATTCGTCGAAGCCCCATGAAACGGCCGCGCATTTCCGCGCCGTGGCTTCCAGCACCGACGTGCCGGTGATGGTCTACAACAATCCGCCGATCTACAAGAACGACGTCACGCCCGACATCCTGATCGCTCTTCAGGATTGCGAAAATATCGTCTGCTTCAAGGATTCGTCGGGCGATACGCGCCGCTTCATCGATCTGCGCAATGCCGTGGGCGACCGCTTCGTGCTGTTCGCGGGCCTCGACGACGTGGTGGTCGAAAGCGTGGCAGTGGGCGCGCAAGGCTGGGTCTCGGGCATGTCGAACGTGTTCCCTAAGGAAGGCGAAACGCTGTTCCGTCTCGCGAAGCAAAAGCGCTTTGACGAAGCGCTCGCGCTGTATCGCTGGTTCATGCCACTGCTGCACCTCGACGCACGCCCCGACCTCGTGCAGTGCATCAAGCTGTGCGAAGAGCTGGTGGGCCGCGGCAGCGCGACCACGCGCCCGCCGCGCCTTCCGCTCGAAGGCGAAGCGCTCGCGCACGTGAAGGCCGTGGTCGAGAAGGCGCTCGCCACGCGCCCCGCGCTGCCGGACGTCGGTCTGTAA
- a CDS encoding Ldh family oxidoreductase — MSSTVTNDAPEQVVLTLDEVFTLSRNVLLRHGMSEAHADAIARVITQGQRDECHSHGIYRLLVCARSLKSGKVDARAEPTLRDIAPGVLAVDAHYGFSLLAFETGLPVLAQKARSQGIAAMAINHCFHFSALWPEVEAIAAQGLVGIAMNPSHSWVAPAGGTRGVFGTNPLAFAWPREGGLPFVFDFATSAIARGDIELHAREGKPIPPHWALDRDGEPTTDARAALDGAMQTFGGHKGSALAAMIELLAGALLGDLTSMESQAFDGGAGASPCHGELIIAIDPRRFGGDGYEAGQARAERLFAAITAQGARLPSQRRFEARGRSERDGVKVPRALYDDVRKLLD; from the coding sequence ATGTCCAGCACCGTCACGAACGACGCACCCGAACAGGTCGTCCTCACGCTCGACGAAGTCTTCACACTCTCGCGCAACGTGCTGCTGCGGCACGGCATGTCCGAGGCGCATGCCGATGCGATCGCGCGCGTCATCACGCAAGGCCAGCGCGACGAATGCCACTCGCATGGCATTTATCGCCTGCTCGTCTGCGCGCGTTCGCTCAAGAGCGGCAAGGTCGATGCGCGCGCCGAGCCCACGCTGCGCGATATCGCACCCGGCGTGCTAGCCGTGGACGCGCACTACGGCTTTTCGCTGCTCGCATTCGAAACCGGCCTGCCCGTGCTCGCGCAGAAGGCGCGCAGCCAGGGCATCGCGGCAATGGCCATCAACCACTGCTTTCATTTCTCGGCGCTGTGGCCCGAGGTCGAAGCCATTGCGGCGCAAGGACTCGTGGGCATCGCGATGAACCCGAGCCATAGCTGGGTCGCGCCAGCGGGCGGCACGCGCGGTGTGTTCGGAACGAATCCGCTGGCGTTCGCGTGGCCACGCGAAGGCGGCCTGCCCTTCGTGTTCGACTTCGCAACGAGCGCCATTGCGCGCGGCGACATCGAACTGCACGCCCGCGAAGGCAAGCCCATTCCCCCGCATTGGGCGCTCGATCGCGACGGCGAGCCCACCACCGACGCTCGCGCCGCGCTGGACGGCGCGATGCAGACCTTCGGCGGCCACAAGGGCTCGGCGCTCGCGGCCATGATCGAGCTGCTCGCGGGCGCGCTGCTCGGCGACCTCACGAGCATGGAGTCGCAGGCCTTCGACGGCGGCGCGGGCGCGAGCCCTTGCCACGGCGAACTCATCATCGCGATCGATCCGCGGCGATTCGGCGGCGACGGCTATGAAGCCGGTCAGGCGCGTGCGGAGCGGCTGTTCGCCGCCATCACCGCACAGGGCGCGCGTTTGCCGTCGCAGCGCCGGTTCGAGGCGCGCGGGCGCAGCGAACGCGATGGCGTGAAGGTGCCGCGCGCGCTATACGACGATGTGCGCAAACTCCTCGACTGA
- a CDS encoding response regulator: MRLLLVEDDEMIAETVLDSMRREGHAVDWARDGREAELSLDNDVYDLVLLDLGLPKKDGIEVLNGYRRKGGEAAVLILTARDSITDRIAGLDAGADDYLIKPFDLDELAARTRAMLRRRTGQKQPVYAHCGLALDPAAHEVTKDGESVALVPREFALLRVLIEQPARVFTKAELEERMYGWGEEVGSNAIEVHVHSLRRKIGTDQIVTVRGVGYRLKRPE; encoded by the coding sequence ATGCGCCTGTTGCTGGTGGAAGACGATGAAATGATTGCCGAAACGGTGCTCGACTCGATGCGCCGCGAGGGTCATGCCGTCGACTGGGCGCGCGACGGGCGGGAAGCCGAGCTTTCGCTCGACAACGACGTCTACGACCTCGTGCTGCTCGATCTCGGGCTGCCGAAGAAGGACGGGATCGAGGTGCTCAACGGCTATCGCCGCAAGGGCGGTGAAGCGGCCGTGCTGATCCTGACCGCGCGCGACTCGATCACCGACCGCATCGCCGGGCTCGACGCCGGCGCCGACGACTACCTGATCAAGCCCTTCGATCTCGACGAACTGGCCGCCCGCACACGCGCCATGCTACGCCGCCGCACGGGCCAGAAGCAGCCGGTGTACGCGCACTGCGGCCTGGCGCTCGACCCCGCCGCGCACGAGGTAACGAAAGACGGCGAGAGCGTCGCGCTCGTGCCGCGCGAATTCGCGCTGCTGCGCGTGCTCATCGAACAGCCCGCGCGCGTGTTCACGAAGGCCGAACTCGAAGAGCGCATGTACGGCTGGGGCGAGGAAGTCGGCAGCAACGCGATCGAGGTGCACGTGCACAGCTTGCGCCGCAAGATCGGCACCGACCAGATCGTGACCGTGCGCGGCGTGGGCTACCGGCTCAAGAGACCGGAATGA
- a CDS encoding ATP-binding protein — protein sequence MNSIRRRLLGWLICGFAAASMVAGFGIFHTAREEAGELFDYELHAVALSMPANVATAREVEQSSPGFDEIADDRILIQIWDRDGKLIYRSQETPILPRQPTGFRTIENDEVHWRVYGIAQPERFVQVAQPISVRDGLALHLALHTLWPLALLVPVAIVLVLFVVTRGLAPVRALSALLASRSAHALEPLRVDGSVPVELRPLVVALNDLLDRLNAASQAQRTFIADAAHELRSPLAALKLQWQAALHDGTLNGEPRTLERMQTRLNRTIRLVQQLLTLAREDAQASAPATIVSLRRLGEQAIGDFSLLAEEKGIDLGLESRPPVTPECICNVSADAHGLNTLLNNLLDNAIRYTPAGGKIDLVLTRSQDTLGFEVIDNGPGIPEGDLERVLDRFFRGDHALGTGSGLGLSIVARIAQRQGLTFTLRNNPGGRGLTAAVSGLSAHDGPAANANTAAGRVARATSDSA from the coding sequence ATGAACTCCATCCGCCGCCGCCTGCTGGGCTGGCTCATCTGCGGTTTCGCGGCCGCTTCCATGGTGGCGGGCTTCGGCATTTTTCACACCGCGCGCGAGGAAGCGGGCGAGCTGTTCGACTACGAGCTGCACGCGGTGGCGCTTTCCATGCCCGCGAACGTCGCGACGGCGCGCGAGGTCGAGCAGTCCAGCCCCGGCTTCGACGAGATCGCCGACGACCGCATTCTCATCCAGATCTGGGACCGCGACGGCAAGCTGATTTACCGTTCGCAGGAAACGCCCATACTGCCGCGCCAGCCCACGGGCTTTCGCACGATCGAAAACGACGAGGTGCATTGGCGCGTGTACGGCATTGCGCAGCCGGAACGCTTCGTTCAGGTCGCGCAGCCCATTTCCGTGCGCGATGGGCTGGCGCTGCACCTGGCGCTCCATACGTTGTGGCCGCTCGCGCTGCTCGTGCCGGTAGCCATCGTGCTCGTGCTGTTCGTGGTGACGCGTGGGCTCGCGCCGGTGCGCGCGTTGTCGGCGCTGCTCGCTTCGCGCTCGGCCCATGCGCTGGAGCCGTTGCGTGTCGACGGTTCGGTGCCCGTCGAACTGCGCCCGCTCGTCGTCGCGCTCAACGATCTGCTGGACCGTTTGAATGCGGCCTCGCAGGCGCAGCGCACCTTCATCGCCGATGCCGCGCACGAGCTGCGCTCGCCGCTCGCCGCGCTCAAGCTGCAATGGCAGGCGGCGCTGCACGACGGCACGCTGAACGGCGAGCCGCGCACGCTCGAGCGCATGCAAACACGCCTGAACCGGACGATACGCCTCGTGCAGCAACTGCTCACGCTCGCGCGTGAAGATGCGCAGGCGAGCGCGCCCGCCACGATCGTGAGCCTGCGGCGGCTGGGCGAACAGGCCATCGGTGACTTCTCGCTGCTCGCGGAGGAGAAAGGCATCGACCTCGGCCTGGAGTCACGGCCGCCCGTTACGCCCGAGTGCATCTGCAACGTGAGCGCCGACGCGCACGGCCTGAACACCCTCCTGAACAATCTGCTCGACAATGCGATCCGCTATACGCCCGCGGGCGGCAAGATCGATCTCGTGCTCACGCGCTCACAGGACACGCTCGGCTTCGAAGTCATCGATAACGGGCCCGGCATTCCCGAAGGCGATCTCGAGCGCGTGCTCGACCGCTTCTTTCGCGGCGATCATGCGCTGGGCACCGGCAGCGGGCTTGGCCTCTCGATCGTGGCGCGCATCGCACAGCGTCAAGGCCTGACGTTCACGCTGCGCAACAACCCGGGTGGTCGCGGGCTCACAGCGGCGGTGAGCGGACTGTCCGCGCATGATGGGCCGGCGGCCAATGCGAATACGGCCGCCGGCAGAGTCGCCCGGGCGACGAGCGATTCGGCCTGA
- the ampC gene encoding class C beta-lactamase — MLRSLARVCAGALLVAVALNRPVIGAEAANGSDAQLREAALAFMRENGIPGLAIGVAVNGTERFYNFGVASKETGEPVTNETLFELGSMSKTFAATLAAWAQVNGKLALDAPVSRYLPDMRGTPFGALTLINLGTHTGGGFPLQVPDEVTNDAQLMAWLKAWRPRYPAGTQRTYANPSIGMFARITAQQLGMSYADAVEKTLFPKLGLAHTFIRVPAAQRAAYAQGYNSKDMPVRLNPGVLADEAYGVKSDTRDMLRFLEANMGEVEVEPELQRALEATHVGYFRAGPFVQDLVWEQYAQPVSLNDLVKGNANAMVLEDNPATALIPPLPPQPDALLGKTGATKGFGGYLAFEPARKTAIVILANRNHPTESRVRFAYRVLELVQGAPAQ; from the coding sequence TTGCTTCGTTCACTCGCAAGGGTCTGTGCCGGCGCTCTGCTCGTCGCCGTCGCCCTGAACCGTCCCGTCATCGGCGCAGAAGCGGCCAACGGCAGCGACGCACAACTACGCGAAGCCGCGCTCGCGTTCATGCGCGAGAATGGGATTCCCGGCCTCGCCATCGGGGTCGCCGTGAACGGCACGGAGCGCTTCTACAACTTCGGTGTCGCATCGAAGGAAACGGGCGAGCCCGTCACGAACGAAACGCTCTTCGAACTCGGCTCGATGAGCAAGACCTTCGCCGCAACGCTCGCCGCGTGGGCACAAGTGAACGGCAAGCTCGCGCTCGATGCGCCAGTGAGCCGCTATCTGCCCGACATGCGCGGCACGCCGTTCGGCGCGCTTACGCTCATCAATCTCGGCACGCACACGGGTGGCGGCTTCCCGCTGCAGGTGCCCGACGAAGTCACGAACGACGCGCAGCTGATGGCGTGGCTCAAGGCATGGCGCCCGCGCTATCCGGCGGGCACGCAGCGCACCTATGCGAACCCGAGCATCGGCATGTTCGCGCGTATCACGGCGCAGCAGTTAGGCATGAGCTACGCGGACGCCGTGGAGAAAACGCTCTTTCCAAAGCTCGGGCTCGCACACACGTTCATTCGCGTGCCCGCCGCGCAGCGCGCGGCCTATGCGCAGGGCTACAACAGCAAGGATATGCCCGTGCGCCTGAACCCCGGCGTGCTCGCCGACGAAGCCTACGGCGTGAAATCGGATACGCGCGACATGCTGCGCTTTCTCGAAGCGAACATGGGCGAGGTCGAAGTGGAGCCGGAGTTGCAGCGCGCGCTGGAGGCCACGCATGTGGGATATTTCCGCGCGGGCCCGTTCGTTCAGGACCTCGTATGGGAGCAGTACGCTCAGCCCGTGAGCCTGAATGATCTCGTGAAAGGCAACGCGAACGCCATGGTGCTGGAGGACAACCCGGCCACGGCGTTGATCCCGCCGCTGCCGCCGCAGCCCGACGCGTTACTCGGCAAGACGGGGGCGACAAAAGGTTTTGGCGGCTATCTCGCGTTCGAGCCCGCGCGCAAGACGGCAATCGTCATTCTCGCCAACCGCAATCACCCCACCGAATCGCGCGTGCGCTTCGCGTATCGCGTGCTGGAACTGGTGCAGGGCGCGCCTGCGCAGTGA